TCTGTCTGAGCCAAATAGCTTATAAAGtctggatattaaaaaaaaaaaaaattctggctaTAGGAAAAATGGTGAAATAAGCTAGTTTTCTCAGCCGTTTCTGTGAAGGCAGAAGTTATGGCTATTCAGTTGCTATCACTAGAAATTGTTGTGAAATATTGAAGCCCAGGAGATTTCCAGGTCTGAGTGGTTCACGATGTTTTGTAGACTTCGACAAAGTATGGTTTGTTTTTACAGCCTTCTGCATTACCTTCAAAatacctggggatttgggacatGAACTTTGACACATGGTGTGGAAAAGGATGAAAGTGTTTGACAACAGAATGGTCCTGGAGAACCTGGGGTGTGGTCTGTCATCCACAGGCCTTATTTGAGGGTCCAGGGCAGGTGACAGCAAACTGCAGGTGCAGGCCAGAACTGGGCTGCCTCctgtttttgtagttttattaggacacagccatgcccacttatttacatattatttatgTAACAGCTGCTTGCAGCTATAAGGGCAGAGTGGTATAGTTGCTACAGGGATTGTATGGCACGAAAAACCTAAAATAATTGCTATGTGGGCTTTTACAAAGTTCGCCAATCCTGGTCTAGGGTCTAAGTGGGTGAGGGAAACTGGAAAAGGCTTGAACTGGTTTGCACATACACcttatttcaaaatgtttctttGTAGTATGCCCGTGAATGTTGGCAATCTATGTGTACATGATGGCCATAATTTATAAATGTAGAACCAAATTCTACCCTGTGCACAGACTGTCCTCTCATTTCATGTGTTGCTAATTTGAgtaatgtgtgtatgcatattatTTAACTGAAGTTTATTTTTTGGCCCAGGTACCATAACATGATTCCATTGGaaactttcaaattattttaaactttttttgttttttttttttttactttggagaATATTTTGTACTTTAAACTATCATGGTAGAACAGTTCAAATTGGGTAACTCACTGGGAAAGAATAACTCTTCTGGCAGtaattgaagaattaaaaaaattctcttcaCCTGTTGTGTTTGAACTATTACTTATCGTCAGCTATAATTGTCCTCACAAATTCTTCTCTCCCAGTGACCATTTTCATCCAAATAGTACTGTATATTTGAGTAGTGCTTTGCCAAATATTTTCACCTGTATATGATTTCAAACATTTCAGTGAGGTAAGCAGGGTAAGAGTTCTGATCAAGCACCATCTTTCTCTTAATTTTCAGGTGTGAAAATTGAGGCCTAGGGAATTTAAGTGATTCCTTCCTGGTTACATGGGCCATTACTGACAGTCCCAGGGCTGATATCCTGCAATTGTTGGTAACTGgaattattatttacttttgtattttgttatggaagGGTGCATTTGAACCATTTCAGAGAGATTGAAGAATATTAATTTCTATTCATCCATCAAGTGAGGATAATATTATTCATCTGTGGGATTGTTGTAAGAATTAGAGATTGTGTACGAAGATGCTGAGTACAGGGCCAGGAGCAGAGTCAGCACTCTGCAAGTGGTGGCTGCTGTTATTATACTTTTCCCAGGATCatgggattatttttattttttaattagaatatTACCATTTATTAGAATATACTCTTCTTAATTTTTctgttgttaaaaaaaagtataaaaattgtgCTTTTGTGCACCTTGGTTACAGTTTTCTTCATCCCCCAATTGAGCTAACAATATTGGAACAATTAAGCTCAAAACAATGTATCAAACTCAAATACAATGCAGGTTTGTAGTtcatgtttcaattttttttttttttattgtagtggTATCATTTACTTTGGTAAATTCATATCCCAATTTAAAATGCCCCAAAGCAAATAAAACTCTGTTATAAATTCaagtactgtattttaaaatgtacatgtaATACACACAATAGCTGCATAGTGGAATTACTATAACAAGCAGTTACATTCATGATGCCCAGTACTAAGTTTTCGACACTGCGTATAGATTACACtagatatatttctttatttatgataCTGTTACTTAGTACAGTAACTTTAGTACAATAGCTTATATGATTGCATTTCCAAAGCTTTAATAAAGTTAGTAGCATTTAACTAATAttgaatgaaaacatttttatgtgtAAGATGTATTTTAGGTCAGATGCTTATGCAAGAATAAGCACTTAACATGCTGTTGTATCCTTGACAAAACAAAATCATCCCTTTCACTAAACAGAATAAGCCAGGCTAAAAGAAATCTGAAGTAAtcgaaagaaaatttaaatgtgatTCCCTGTATTATGTTAAAGATTATTTAACATAATTTTCTTCTGGTTAAAatatacgtttttttttttttttttttttttggttgaaagaaagaagagagcgaAGGAGAGAGTTGTAAAGGCTGTATTAATATGCTAACAGCTGTAGCCCTTAGATGATCGTTTAGCTGGGAAAAAAGTATGGTGAGTTGTACTCAATGTTTTTTTCTGCTTAGAAAAAAATTGGTAACCTATaaatttctaatgttttaaaaCAGGTATTTATTATTTAAGGTCTTTAAATATACCTGTATTAAACAAATTAGGTTGTTTAAAAAACTTTGCAACAATACTTGACTTAttcacaaatatattttctatccATATTTATTAGAGTTtgaacaatttaaaaacataaatcctGCAAATACTCTTAGCTTAGATAACAATCCTGTTATCTTAATTCACATAAATGTTcgcaagaaatatttataatactttATATAGTATCTTTAATGCTTGCATCAGAGACTCAAATTAATCACATTTAACTTTACAGATGGAAAAGTTGGGATGGTGAGAGGTTGGATTAACTGTTCTAGTAATTGGAGTAACTAgctttcatgttctttttgtGCATCTGGACTTCTGATTTTTTTGTGGGGGAGGACACAAACTTTAAAGTTCTTAGAATAAAGTTAACTCTCTGGAAATCAGATAATGATTGCAAAAAACTTTCAGATGAAGATTAATTTAATCTTCAAATTAGCCCTGGGGTGTGTTCTATAGTTTGCTCAAAACATCTTGCAGAAAATAACTGTTATTTTTCTACCTGTGCAAATTATTATCTCAAAAGGAAAACATTCGGTTAAGTGAATAGTCCTCTTTAAAGGTTCATTtataattgctttctttttttaagtagaaaaatctTTTTAGATATAACCAGTCATGGAATAATGATGAATAACTCAGTGTGGTTCTTAACATAATACAATCATATTTAAACAGACTATTCCCTTTTCCTTAGAATGTTCAGCCACTGAGTGAAATTTCAAACGCTTAACTAAACCATCTTAATGCTTACCGTCTCTGATAAAAATTTCAAGGGAAAAAGAAGACTATTtggagaataaataaaatagaaactgtaCTAAATTTCTGATTTTAAGCTCCCTCTGTCCAAAAAATACACCTATAATTAGATTCAGAGACAttttgtccccccccccccccgtttttttttctgaagagtcATACATTGGTCGTAACATACATACTTAGTAACTTACATTTTGGGACAGAAGGTGGTCAGCAGTCCTACCTTGGTCCAACCTAATGTCATTTTCACATCAAGTCAGATACTGTCTTTGGATTAATTAGCTGCTGATGGAGGTTTGATAGAGGGGATACTGCATGATCTTCTCATGATAAGCCTGACTTCTATATCTGGTAGATTATCCTGCTTAGTCTGTAAACACCCTTCATCAGTGGCTGCTAAATGAAGATCAAATCGAAGAGAAACAGATTTTTTCCTTAATCGAGGGTTATCTTTAAAGAAGGAACCTTCCCATTCTTTAATAACTTCATCCACTTTCTCTGTcctgaaatgataaaataaatctttctatATGAAGAAGTATGGCTATAGTAAAAAACATGTAATACgtattatatatgaaaaataaatcaagaaatgtaatttatatttacattttaaattataatttataatttacattgtggcatttattatttatattctttaaacATCATATGAATAAAATTTCTGACTGATTCTATGGAATTCTCTTGTTTTGGttatatttttggaaaaatgGTCAATTAAGGATAGAGTACTTCATCTGAGTTtttgtttatgtatatttattcatGTCAGGTTAAAAAGcacaatatataaaattatgtttggAAACATTCAAAGATTACTGAGATTACTCaattgaagttaatttttttggCATATGTTCACTGTTAGTCAAAATTTTTTACTTACTGAATAGTGCCATGAGCTTCAGTGCTTTCTTTCACGACATTTCCATTTAATATTGCTTGTTTGGTCACTGTTTCCACTTTTTCGTCCTCATACTTCTGTGGGACTTTTgttgaaaaagatatttcatttataatggctgtgaaaatattatttatgaaatattaaaTTGCAATGTTGAAGTACTATTCACAGTCAATTTGTATGTCAAACTTTATTCAAATATTGCTTGTTTTTGCTACTTTAGAGTATTTATTTATAATCCCTATAAACGGCACGTCACTTTTTAAGTTAGTTAACTTATATCAGAAACTCACCTGAAGGTAAAACAAAACCAACTCTACTTGTGGtaggtttttgttcttttttcccaccTTGGATGCAACCATAATATCTGAAATTGGAAAGAATTATAGGAGCAACATTGTATTAGCATGTAATTGAAACAAATGCTCACAaataagagaatggataaattgtagTATAGTCATACAAAGGAAATACTACTTAGCAGTGAAAATTAGTGAACTAAGGGTATACTCTATCTGTAGGGAACAAACTCCCAAGTATAACATTGAGTGGGGAAAGAAAGATACATTGTAGCTAATTTTATCAAGGTTAAAAAACATGCAAAACAATTTTACATTTTGCTTAGGGATATATAATGAGACTAATGAGACATAAGCATCAGATCTGGGAGCCAGGTTAGACTGAGGGAGGAGAATGAGATTGGTGGGGGTGTGGCTtaggtgctgggggtggggattgGGGGGGACTTCAATAACACTGTAAATGTTTCACTTCTTAAACATGGGAGttcattatatttttcttgaTACTTTGTATATGTATCTTAAATAAATTTGATACCTGTGTATCTTAAATAGagcataataaaatttttaaaattgtattaaagGAATGTTAAAGACCACTTTGTCAACATCTTGAATGATTaggcattaaataaaatttacaaccattttatttcataatgaataaattatatgtatatagctatatatatatttacatagcactgttttaagcactttacaaacattaattcatttactcCTCAGCAATTTTGAGGTAGgcaatattattcccattttatagatgagaagactgaggaacagagagattCAGTaactttcccagcatcacttagctagtaagtggcatatttttaattcaatttatgtTTTTCAAAGATTTAGTAAATGTCGAGACTTCTTATAGGTGAAAGTAGTTTCATCCAGTTTTATAGAGGACTCAGAATTCTGAAGTAAGCAGGaataaaggttttctttttatggGAACATGGAAAATTGTACATTGTGTTGTGCTCAAAGCCATATGACCTTGTAAGTGATTGCAGATTATGAAATTTTGTGAATTAATAAGAATTCCTCTTTTGATACCTTTCATTACCAGTATATCTGGAAATCTTTCAAATCATGTACTCAGAACAACATTGCTTTCCATGGTtgtactataataataataataacattattattattattatggttataataatggttattattattattattttggtgttTGATGTGTGTTGGGAGTGGGCCCTTGTGGGAGGGGGAGTGTGGTAATGTGTgaatttttcaaactttctttgTGGGTGGTCCATAGAAGGCACTGACTAATTCTAAAAGGGGCGAATGGCAAGGAAAGTGAGAAAGTTAAGGAAGGTCATTTTTGTAGCGATGGAGAATTGTTTACGTTTTGTTCTAGGCTTGCTGTGCTCTTTGTTGTAGCTAATGTTCCTGACTTTGGCTAGTCTGTTCATAATTTTGGGAGGCTGGAAACAGTTCTCCCGCATATTTTTTGCAGTGCCTACTAATCCTGTTTTGTGGTAGGAACTCCGTGAGCATGCCTTGGTGATGATGGGTTTTAGATTTAATTTATCTATCTCAGTGACATAAGTGGCTCTGTATTTCTGGTCATTCACTATATGGAATTAGGTACctgatttcttccttttccaggAGGCGGCGATAAGTTGCGATTTCTTGTTCTAGCCTCATCTTCGTGTTGAGGAGCATCTCATGCTCTTGAAGCTGCTTTTCAATGCCGCGCCTTACTTCCTGTAGCTCTTTTTCTAGTCCTTCAATCACTGCCTCTAGGTCTTGCAGCTGCATCTGATAATGTTGTTCACTGGCATGTAGGGAGTTTTCAAGGCCCCTTTCCTGTTTTATACAGATCTTCATCAGTGAATCAGGGAAACTGTGTTTCTGAAATCTGATTTGCAATGTCTTTGTTCTATTGAGTTGCAATAATTGTACAGCCCTTATGCAAGAGGTGTTTCCTTACAGCTTTAGGTATgacccaaattttaaaaagttgtattttCTATTTACAGCTAGAGAGCTTACTATTTCAAACGAATCCTGTGATAATTcttttggccaaaaaaaaaaaaaaaaaaaaaaaaaatctgcagtgTGATTAGTTTATTATCACCCTAATTTATTCGATTtcttaaatattgaaaaatatagaatattaaatATCAAAGCCAGAGCAGACTGCTTATAAAAGGCATTTTCAGaaagtgtttaaatatttttctattagaaTTCTCAGTGGTATGGATAAAAGATTCCCCACTGTTATGACTTTGGATAATGACAAAGGCTCTATTCCCCTACTCTAACAATTAGAGAACCCCAGGGTGATACGCGAgggttatttcatttttaaaggtgTGAATAAACCTTGAGTGAATTGATAGTAGTTATTGCCATGATG
This is a stretch of genomic DNA from Eschrichtius robustus isolate mEscRob2 chromosome 20, mEscRob2.pri, whole genome shotgun sequence. It encodes these proteins:
- the KRT222 gene encoding keratin-like protein KRT222, producing MELSQLLNEIRANYEKLLTRNQIETVLSTRIQLEEDLSKKMDKDEEALKAAQAELKEARRQWHHLQVEIESLHAVERGLENSLHASEQHYQMQLQDLEAVIEGLEKELQEVRRGIEKQLQEHEMLLNTKMRLEQEIATYRRLLEKEEIRYYGCIQGGKKEQKPTTSRVGFVLPSAIINEISFSTKVPQKYEDEKVETVTKQAILNGNVVKESTEAHGTIQTEKVDEVIKEWEGSFFKDNPRLRKKSVSLRFDLHLAATDEGCLQTKQDNLPDIEVRLIMRRSCSIPSIKPPSAAN